In Microplitis mediator isolate UGA2020A chromosome 9, iyMicMedi2.1, whole genome shotgun sequence, the DNA window ttttctcatgatttataaagttatttttcttagtttaaaaacattttcgtATTAActcaagacatttttttttaacgacaaGATAAAAACATTTTGGAGTAAGAGACGCAATTTTCTTGAGAGGAGAACATTTtcttgaaacaaaataaaaacattttggagcaagaaattaaattttcttcagagaagaacattttcttgaaacaaaataaaaacattttaaagcaagaaactaaattttcttaagagGAGAACATTTTCTTGGAACAAAACATAAAGATTTTGGAGCAAGAGACTGAATTTTCTTGAGAGAAGAACATTTTCTATGATGAAGATCAAATCAATTAGatccagaaattttattattattttaattttacttgtaTCACTCATCGTGTTTTACAAGACTTTACATTCAAATTCTCCCATTTTTTCGcctctttttaattttttgcggctgtggcccgacttgtgcttatgactgtactgcatcattacggtgATGCCCTGCTACCTCCCTTGTGTAATGGAGGGTGCAGTGACTagggaaaccacagagaaaaccttagtcagtacagtttcggtttgggtgaagctccagtggtcgataaaattcccattttaccgatcactggctCTTCATCCCGCCCCTAACGATCAGAGACCTTCGTTCGAGCCCAACGCGTggctaagcggtcacccagccaaaTAGTAACCATGCTCGATGCTACTTAACttcggtgatcgcccgagccacgcgCGTGCCGAACGGCTGTCTCAGCCGCTTAGAtccagaaattaaattttctcgaaaaaagaacatttttttaaaacaagagAAACTTCTCAAAACGAAatgcaaatttattaaaacaacaaaaaaaaaatttcttaaagcaagaaacttttctaaaaacaagaaacgattttttcttcattcaagaataaaattttgaagaaaatattttacttgaaccaagtaaatctttttttctatgtactACAGAAGGAACAGTTCCCGCTATTTCGCCATTTTGGGGCTAATCTGTTGTGTATACTCGTTTATTACAACGTCTCATAAATAATCATCTgacaatttattgaaaattaaatgattgattTTCAATATCTCAGTGAAATGGCTTTCATGTTTTTGGATAAAATTTCTATCTTATCCTTTTTGATgtttttgatatatatttttttttaaagtacataaaaaaacgaataatttaaaaaaaaaattgatcaatttgatcaaaaaaaatttaacatggCCCAAAATGGGTGGACCCcacttgtaaataattaccatGTTTAGTGTATATAAATAACTCAGTaagtgatttataaaaataatttataaaaattttaagttacaCTGTAagaaattcgcggagtgaatgcggattaaatccggagtgaatgcggagtgaatgaatttttaattattcactcccctcggagtgaaattcactccgcaggggagttttaaaaatattattaataaaatatcactcCACTAagtaaaatcgaaataaaaattcgtgtaTTGCAGTACTGATCAACCGAtacgcacacacgcacacacacccgaacacatctgaacacacgcacgcacacatgcGAACACATTCGCACAAATGCACACACCCAATCAGACACAtgcacacacccgaacacacacacgcacacatccGAACACATTCGCACAAATGCACACACCCGAatacacgcacgcacacattcgCATAAACGCACACAAccgaacacacacacgcacacatttgcaaaATCGCACGCGCACTCACGCACGCACACAAATCCACAGACACGCGCACACACACGctgtttaacagtttaatataaattaatttaaatgttaaaatcaCATTGtaagataagtctgatagtttcgccgaaaaagtaaaataatactaaaatttactatgaatccaACTTTGACCTCGaataacttccgaaaaatgaaatttatcgaaaaattatcagagacctcttttgtagagcgttcaatttttaacacaagtattcattgatttttccgatacAATAATTCCCTGCTGAGTGATAAAATtctaaactgtaaaaaaattttttcctatcccgataaaaaatgtttagatcCCAGCATATATGATTGGATCCAAACAGTCAGATATGCTTGGATTCAAATTTTGGCGCGATCCAAGCGGATCCAAACAGATCTGACAATATCCAAAGAGATCTCACTTTATCTAAGTATATCCAAACAGatcttaaaatatcaaaagagATCCAAACAGATCTCACTATATCCACGAATATATAAGTAAATCCAAGCAGATCTGCGTAAATGTCGATCTTTAAAGAAATCTACATAGATTTAAGCACATATATCTAAAGAAGTTTCACTACATTCTAATGAATCACGTATTTGTTTTTGTCTTATTGTCttattgacaatttttaaatatagtgaaacctaaacttacaattaaccttctcaataagacaatttatagataaattgagaaaaatatagataatccgaactgggaatcgaacccagaccatgtcggtatcgcaccgagtgctctaccagttgagctatccagccctatactatattccgttctatttgatctataacttattgaacTCTACAGTTCGACGATTCAGGAGCCTTAcctgtatttaaatattattggatCTGACCAAATATGACTACATACAGACACACATTTTTGAATATAGTCATAAATTCTTGGATATACGTATATCTGCTtggatataaattatttttgcatcTATATGCCCACATACATACAGTTGGGTCTgagcagatataactatatgtACTTATATATGCTTGGATATAAGTATATCTGCTTGAGTATAAATCTTTATATTTGcttatatatagttagatctgagcagatataactatatatacttgtatatGCTTGGATATAAGCAGATCGGCAtggatatcaatttttatatctgCTTATATATAGTTGGATCTAAGcagatatacttatatatgctTGGATATGCGTATATCTACTTGGATATCAATTTTAATACATCTCTATATctacttatatatgattggatctgagcagatataattatatatgcttACATCTAGCAAGATCAAATATTTGGATGTATTCGGatataaacagatataacGAGATCCAGACATATCTGGTTGGATCCAAACGTTTTTTATCGGGATGTTATTTAAATCAGAAATCGAAAAATGTGATGGGCTACCTCTAAAACTTGAATTCAAGAGTCGATCTTCTGACAGAGTTTTTATTGTGACATATTTCATCAATTTCTGGTGgtgcccaaaaaaaaaaatgttgtttttCGGCACAccctaatttttatattataaaataattccaaCCTTTAGCATTGATTACAAATACATTTTACAATTATCTGATgcttttgtaaattataactACATAGAAAAAACGGTTAACTCGAATCCAGAAAAATCcggaaaatcaaaattatcttgcaccaagtaaataattatcttgatatttttatcttaagtcaaaattttttttttttcaaattgacataggggaaggggggcaaaagggggtagggtaggcaaaacggggtacgtccaaaattttataaaaaaaaattttatattttaaatggtttttaaacattccaaaataacttctgtaaatataattaagcgttactttgaattttttttggtaaactttttcaaaaatcaattgtcagttgaaaaatattaatgacctttgttttatgataaaaactattaaaaatttttttcttcttttgaaTCCGATAAACTtgtaaaatacaatttttcttcatgtaaactacttacaaaaaaattcaacttaatcaaatttgtttaaaatcccaaatttttttttttttacctcttctagggggtaccccactttgcccgcagaaatgaaaaattttttttttcaacggtaattgaaaatttcttctatttactttgaatatcatttaaaaaaacaagatttagcgtatttgagtcctcgaaaacttggtatttccttaaataCCCCCtattgcccctccctcccctatttttgtgctttaattgaaaaatttttaattgcttaaagtgtttttatttcttagtatgaaagatatttttttgaagaaagtttttcgttaaaagtgaaaatgaattgtattttttaatcgaaCAATTGAAAGCAGAACATAGTAAAATGAcgagtcatttaaaaattcaagttttagtAAAACACATGTACCTATTATAAAATCTGGAGATtgcttattaattatatataaccatatataatattatgtaagattatatataaccatgtgatttttttagtggcattatatataattatatgcaaTTATATTaaaccatatataattatatatggacggatttttgcaataacgtCTCAACTAACCTTATAAGTTAAGACGTTATTGCGAAAATCCGTCCATATAATCATCTGTGATTTTTTTCGgcgttatatataattctatatagttatatataattctatataattatacataatcatatataattatgtgaaattatatgtaatcatttgtgatttttttttgtggcattatatataactatatataattctgtatggttatatataattctgtataattatttataattcgaTATGAACCATATATTATtctatataaatcatatagaattatatagaatttttttccccGGGACGCCATAAGATTAATTTGCCGATAGTTATTGAAAGTATTCAattgtatgtaattattttataaatttgatcaCGATACAaacactaaaaataaaaaaagaagtacTTTGAgtggaaatttttgtttcttttttaattaaaataatttaattttaatttagttcCCAATTACAATTAAgaccaaaaatttgaaataaacatGACTGAGTTCTTGGAAGACAAAagtagattaaaaaaaaaaatgtggtaTGAATTTCAAACAAAACTGGTTTGGAAACCCGTGATTTTCATGACAGTTTTGCATCTTGTGTCTTTATATTACTTTGTTACTTTTCCGTATTGGCAACAACTTGGAGTATTTATGtttggtaattatttaaaagtcgtacacttataatttaaagtaGCGCTTAATTATTAAGATGATTATGTTTGATTGTATACagcatttattatttcttcattCGCGAATTTCGGAGTAACCGCTGGGGCTCATCGGCTGTGGACACATCGTGCATACAAAGCGAAAACTCCGCTTAGAATTATTCTTGCGGTTTTCTTTTACATGGCCGGACAGGCAAGTTTAGTtcctaataataaatattttaaaaaatgaatagatcgataaattcataaaattaaattattgatcggGCTTATAGAATAGTATTCATTATTGGGTGAGAGACCACAGAGTTCACCACAAGTACACCGACACGCCAGCAGATCCTCATGATAACACTCGTGGTTTTTGGTTCAGTCACGTGGGCTGGTTGGTGATGAAAAGACGACCAGAAGTATTTCAACgcggaaaaaaaatcgacatGAGTGACATTTTGAACGATCCAGTGGTTCAGTTCTTCGATAGGtactttttatgttttattattgtttgaatatgataataagccgttagaaaaaaaaaaaactatttaaattaattggctgaaaaagtttaactcaataagaaaattatcaTGTATCTCACTTTACtcagtttataattttaacttttacaaaatgataattaatatattatttgcaAAGTGCAGACACAGTTTCATTTTTACGATACTACTTACCATCGTACTTCCAATTGTTATTCCCGTTTACATATTTGGTCACAGCTGGAAATGGACAATAATAGCTCAAATATTTATGCGTTACCCCTGGTGTTTGAATGCTACCTGGTCGGTTAATAGTTTCGCTCATATGTTTGGATATCACAGTTACGACAAGTAATTACTAtcaaatgtatatttatttgactTAATTATACTATACTATTACCGTACTAATTGAATTTTCTCTTACAGAAATATAAGGCCAGCAGAAAACATATTTGTAAGTTTTGTTGCTGCAGGTGAAGGGTGGCATAATTATCACCACACTTTTCCTTGGGATTACAAAACATCTGAATTTAAAAGTTTCTTCTTTAACAATACAACCAACTGGATCGATCTGTTTGCGAAAATTGGTTGGGCTTATGACTTAAGACAAGCAAGTCCTGAACTAATAAAACTTACTGCTGAAAGAAGAGGTGATGGAACACATCCAAATGATGTCGGGAAATCAATCAACTaagaagattttttaaattgtttcgaAACGCTGTTTactgatgaaattttatcaataaaatccgTCGATATAAATATGTGATAGATGCtcttgttaattaatttgtaaatttccaTTGTTAACAAGAATATACACAATTAGAATTGTACTCCTGCTAAAAGTATACTACTTTTTCCGATTGATAACTAtgtaaattatgaatttattttaattatttcatttaaattaaatgtacaTGTGCGAATTAATTGATAGCTAATTAATCAATTCAAAATAGTGGATAATTAGACTAGAGCCATCTATTGACTTAAATGTCCATGCACGAATTAATTGATAGCTATTTAATCAATTGAAATTGGTGGTTAATTAGACTAGAACCACTTATTAAGTCGAATGTACATGTACGAATTAATTGGTATCTATTTAGTCAAATAAGAATCATAGATAATtagacaattaattaatgtaacgggacctaagtccacCTCCGCCGACCCGAGACCGATTCCTCACCCTTTTGGCCAAACTCGCGCTGCGAAATCCCTTCTCTTCTACCCAGACGATACTCTTAGTCAAAACTAAGGTGGACATTAACCGGAGCTATAATGAAAAATCTTCATTACGTGTTGTATCTAATCACAGCCACTACGAGTCCAGCCTCACTTAGGCCCACCACTCCTCCCATCTCaagaaataaagagactctggtcgaagtggggcttggaatggGCCCCTCATAGTACTAATGCTATGTATTGGTCGACATTCCACAATTGGTCGCGAGGGGACGTGGTCTCTTTCCCCTGCCTTACTGAGAAGACATCCAGTTTTGTTAACATTCATTCGTCCGTACATCAACACATTCTCACACACACCTAACTTCGGACTGACACCCGGGATGCACAGAGTTTTCACAAATCGTGAGTTCTGCACACCCATGCCCAGCTGCTCCGACAACAACTGGGTGGATGCCAGTTGAACCGCGATCTAGTAGTCTTCTCTTCCTTCCTCTCGGTGTTGGAATTGGCTGCTGAGCTTTTGGTGGAGAAAACCTTTGCTGaaaccattaaaaattttaaagtttggGGATGTGGCAAGAACCCGACCGATTTGTGGCCACTCCACGAACCACCCTTCTATGCTCTGGAGCACCTCACGCTGAGGCTCGAACTCGGTGCATTTTAGCAGTAAGTGCTGAACGGTGTCCCACCCTTTGTTACATTGGGGGCATTTGCGATCTTTTGCGAGTCCGTACTTGAAGAGTCTATCCACGAAGGCTACATAGGAGAAGGGTGATCGTCATAGGATTTCACGCCGTATTTGTGTCCTTAAAAATGAGAAAACATTGAGTGCAATAATTCTCCACAAGGGCGGTGGTAGTGTTTGtgacccgggaaaaaattatcaggcctgaccatgcctgttcatgtatgatcaggcctgaaattagacctgagcatacctgtccatgcctgttcatgtctgaggcgttaaatacactcaggcctgttcatggctgttcatgcctgattatgtctgttcatgtctgaagcgttatatgcgttcaggcctgatcatacctgtccatgcctgtccatgtctgttcatgtctgttcatgtctgttcatgtctgttcatgtctgttcatgtctgaagtgttaaatatgctcaggcctgatcatacctgtccatgcctgttcatgtctgaagcttTAAATACGTTCAGGCCtaatcatgtctgttcatgcatgttcaggcctgatcatgtctgttaatggctgttcatggctgttcatgtcggaggcgttaaatacagtcaggtctgatcatgcctgatcatgtctgttcatgtctgaagcgttgaataagctcaggcctgatcaggcctgttcatgcctggttatgtctgttcatgtttgttcatagatataaaatttttttgaccaagattctatcacgtataacccgggaaaaaaaggatcagacctgatcagacatgaacaggcatgagtcttaaGACTTTCAGTACTTGAAGTTCGTACGAGACCTACTTTTCAACTCAATCTCTTAGGTCAACAGGGAACGAGGCGACCTTTCAAGGGTAAGGTCCACGGTTCGAATCCTAGACActcccatattttttatttttttttcatttttatagaaatcattatatataattgtatatagttatgcataattatatttaattatataggaccattttttatatataattgttttaccagaatgggcatgaacaggcatgaacagacctgatcagacctgaacatgcctgaccaggcctggtcaggcatggtcatttttcatgtctgatcaggcctgaagactcatgcctgctcatgtctgatcaagcctgaacattttttcccggggagTTCTGAATTTAGCACAtgtgatgttaaaaataatagttaagGATTTATGGGAGTAAAGTCGAAGTAATgagaacaattaaaaatttttagaatcgataaaaatatatttaatacgcgttgtattaaaatttcagaGACCTAGGGTTcatagtttatttataaaacgaGATTAAATATAGGTCATTTAACATTGTAATGATATACCTACTCTtgttttaacaaattttatgatgaaaaaataatgagaaagctttgaaaaactcattgtgtaaaaaaaaaatttcaaaaattattgaaaaaaaaaaatcaagttgaggatatttagttataaaattaattcagtttgaaaaatctaaatttttaaaaaatagtaactaATAGAAAATGTAGGTTATGTTGACGGCAACGTTGTAAATGGTGGGTcacgcgggaaatttaaagtttCCATAAAATAGATAAGCGGAAAAGTCAAATAGGTAAAGGaaagtatcataaaatttttgttatttactataaaacataacataaatatttacgtagttaaaaataacgtttttttccattactcattttctttttattattcaaaaatttagcaATGAACTAACACCTGGTCTGAATAGCATTGCTTGTAAACACAAGACACACGTACACATCACCAACACGAATAGAGCAGTCGACGCATGCGCAACCGCGGTAAAATTTGCGGCGTTGCCAAactttttgacaaatatttacaattaaataacttattatagTTGGATTAGCGAGAGTTTGCGTTTTG includes these proteins:
- the LOC130675028 gene encoding acyl-CoA Delta-9 desaturase-like codes for the protein MTEFLEDKSRLKKKMWYEFQTKLVWKPVIFMTVLHLVSLYYFVTFPYWQQLGVFMFAFIISSFANFGVTAGAHRLWTHRAYKAKTPLRIILAVFFYMAGQNSIHYWVRDHRVHHKYTDTPADPHDNTRGFWFSHVGWLVMKRRPEVFQRGKKIDMSDILNDPVVQFFDRHSFIFTILLTIVLPIVIPVYIFGHSWKWTIIAQIFMRYPWCLNATWSVNSFAHMFGYHSYDKNIRPAENIFVSFVAAGEGWHNYHHTFPWDYKTSEFKSFFFNNTTNWIDLFAKIGWAYDLRQASPELIKLTAERRGDGTHPNDVGKSIN